One stretch of Anaerobacillus alkaliphilus DNA includes these proteins:
- a CDS encoding helix-turn-helix domain-containing protein, with protein MKIELKTTIEYGKIIALNRLKQGMTQDELARGICSITYLSKLENGKLDQPNLETIDLLLGRLNITISALSDQQKVIKDKIGSIYDAINEKNLKLADREWLKLKESITNNEDPSLYVYYLLISYRYFLGKDDLGSAKNIRKEILLLSKTLTNAQLFYFHYFNGIYHCLDQKFLDGIESFREALTLQDTLPFEDHFLLYHTALAYSNIHNPALALQFALDVLHIFEKQLNYMRVVDCHIIIGINYTRVKQFERALEHYHNVLKVVSQLNQLDLIAMVYHNIGFLYSEKKESKQAINYYLKSIELKEENTPVYLNTVYFLAKELIKEKAFEQARNWISRSLALVKSPSSYSIKLKILEFSISKNSDEHKVYLEEEAIPYYKEKNDINNLYSCYELLGDLYSQEFKYKASSKYYKLALTVKNKK; from the coding sequence ATGAAAATAGAGCTAAAAACCACGATAGAATATGGAAAAATCATCGCATTAAACAGATTAAAGCAGGGTATGACGCAAGATGAGTTAGCCAGAGGAATATGTTCAATTACATATTTAAGTAAACTTGAAAATGGTAAGCTTGATCAACCAAATTTAGAGACGATAGACCTATTGTTAGGAAGATTGAATATTACAATTAGTGCGTTATCCGATCAACAAAAAGTAATAAAAGATAAGATTGGTAGCATTTATGATGCAATTAATGAAAAAAATTTAAAGTTAGCTGACCGAGAGTGGTTGAAGTTAAAAGAAAGCATCACTAATAATGAGGACCCTAGTCTTTACGTTTATTATCTGTTAATTTCTTATCGCTATTTTTTAGGAAAAGATGATTTAGGTAGTGCTAAGAATATACGAAAAGAGATTCTTCTCCTTTCAAAAACCTTAACAAATGCACAGCTATTTTATTTTCATTATTTTAATGGTATATATCACTGTTTAGATCAAAAATTTCTCGATGGTATCGAAAGTTTTCGAGAAGCACTGACACTTCAGGATACACTTCCTTTTGAGGATCATTTTCTGTTATATCATACTGCATTAGCATATAGTAATATCCATAATCCAGCTCTTGCTCTTCAATTCGCTTTAGATGTATTACACATCTTCGAGAAACAGCTTAATTATATGCGTGTAGTAGATTGCCATATTATAATTGGCATTAATTATACGAGGGTGAAACAGTTTGAGAGAGCATTAGAGCATTATCATAATGTCTTAAAAGTAGTAAGCCAATTAAATCAACTTGATCTGATCGCAATGGTTTATCACAACATTGGGTTTTTATACTCGGAAAAAAAGGAGAGTAAACAAGCGATCAATTATTACCTGAAAAGTATTGAGTTAAAAGAAGAAAATACGCCTGTTTATCTAAATACAGTCTACTTTTTAGCCAAAGAGTTAATAAAGGAAAAGGCCTTCGAGCAAGCCAGAAATTGGATAAGTAGAAGTCTGGCACTGGTAAAAAGCCCTTCCAGTTATTCAATTAAGCTAAAAATATTAGAATTTTCGATTTCAAAAAACAGTGACGAACATAAGGTATATCTTGAGGAAGAGGCCATTCCTTATTATAAGGAAAAGAATGACATTAATAACCTTTACAGCTGCTACGAATTATTAGGTGATTTATACTCTCAGGAGTTTAAATATAAAGCTAGTAGTAAGTATTATAAACTAGCATTGACTGTAAAAAATAAAAAGTAG
- a CDS encoding S8 family peptidase — MKSKLLGMFLGFILVFTMVFSTASVSANNGNGKGNGNGNGVEKLDYLIGFHEKADSDVVTIAGGEVHHEYEYMPVLHVTLPKKAAEALAKNPNIAYIEEDAPVEATAQTTPWGVSHIRATTVHSWGNYGSGVRVAVLDTGIASHTDLRISGGASFISSEPSYQDYNGHGTHVAGTIAALNNSYGVIGVAPSVNLYAVKVLDRNGSGSLSGIAKGIEWAVNNNMDIVNMSLGGSSGSTALQQAADNAYNRGVLLIAAAGNTGSNGIQFPARYNSVIAVGAVNSSNQRASFSTYGSQLELMAPGVNVQSTYLNNTYSSLNGTSMAAPHVAAVAALVKSEYPWASNVQIRQRLRDTATNLGSSTYFGYGLVDALRAAY, encoded by the coding sequence ATGAAATCAAAACTGTTAGGAATGTTTCTAGGTTTTATCCTTGTATTTACAATGGTGTTTTCAACAGCATCTGTAAGTGCGAACAATGGTAATGGCAAAGGAAACGGAAATGGAAACGGTGTTGAAAAGCTAGATTACTTAATTGGTTTTCATGAAAAAGCAGACTCAGATGTCGTTACAATAGCTGGTGGTGAAGTACATCACGAATACGAATATATGCCTGTTTTACATGTTACGCTTCCTAAAAAAGCAGCTGAGGCATTAGCTAAGAACCCAAATATTGCTTATATTGAAGAAGATGCACCAGTAGAAGCAACTGCACAAACTACTCCTTGGGGTGTATCTCATATTCGCGCAACGACTGTACATTCTTGGGGCAACTATGGATCTGGTGTTAGAGTTGCAGTACTAGATACTGGGATTGCTAGTCATACAGATTTAAGAATCTCAGGCGGTGCAAGCTTTATCAGCTCTGAGCCGAGTTACCAAGATTACAATGGTCACGGAACGCATGTAGCTGGTACAATCGCCGCACTAAACAACAGCTATGGAGTGATCGGAGTTGCACCATCTGTTAATCTTTACGCTGTTAAAGTTTTAGATAGAAATGGTAGTGGTTCTCTAAGTGGTATCGCCAAAGGTATCGAGTGGGCTGTAAATAATAACATGGATATCGTTAACATGAGCCTTGGCGGATCTTCTGGTTCTACTGCCTTACAACAAGCAGCAGATAACGCATATAACAGAGGTGTTTTATTAATTGCTGCAGCTGGAAATACAGGTTCTAATGGGATACAATTTCCTGCAAGATATAATTCTGTTATCGCTGTAGGTGCTGTAAATTCTAGCAATCAACGAGCATCATTCTCAACATACGGTAGCCAATTAGAGTTAATGGCTCCAGGTGTTAATGTTCAAAGTACTTACCTAAATAATACCTACTCGAGCCTAAACGGTACATCAATGGCAGCTCCTCATGTTGCGGCTGTAGCAGCTCTAGTGAAGAGCGAGTATCCGTGGGCTTCAAACGTACAGATTAGACAGAGATTAAGAGATACAGCTACTAATCTAGGGAGTTCTACTTATTTTGGTTATGGTCTAGTCGACGCTTTACGTGCAGCTTATTAA
- a CDS encoding helix-turn-helix domain-containing protein: MIGNTMKEMRINKGLSLTELAEIAGVEESCLRSVEENHILYPSFEFLYQISPVLGVSADTFIFEGAKHTYDTHWDSIIMKALDQGLSTDEYLTLLKFTRKQETNKLQRPISHKLNKTAKKII; encoded by the coding sequence ATGATTGGTAATACAATGAAAGAAATGCGCATCAACAAAGGCTTATCTCTAACTGAATTAGCGGAGATTGCAGGAGTAGAGGAAAGTTGCCTTCGATCGGTTGAGGAAAATCATATTCTGTACCCAAGTTTTGAATTTTTGTATCAAATTTCTCCAGTACTTGGTGTTTCCGCAGATACATTTATTTTTGAGGGTGCAAAACACACATATGATACTCATTGGGACAGTATAATTATGAAGGCCCTCGACCAAGGATTATCAACGGATGAGTACTTAACATTACTTAAATTCACCAGAAAACAAGAAACGAATAAGTTACAACGGCCAATTAGCCATAAGCTAAATAAAACCGCTAAAAAGATTATTTAG
- a CDS encoding UDP-N-acetylmuramoyl-L-alanyl-D-glutamate--2,6-diaminopimelate ligase, with protein sequence MNHIPIHKLINEVNKLSYTGIQSNSKMVEAGNVFVAIDGTAVDGHLFIKDAISNGACAVIGEKPLTGASVPYFQVENSREAIGLLAASIYGNPSKKHQVIAITGTNGKTTTSHLIKHILNYVGESCSLIGTVEYEINGQKIKSSHTTPDALQLQKLLFESNDRYVVMEASSHGLDQHRLAGTGVDYALFTNLSHDHLDYHGNMTNYFHAKTQLFGLLNVHGEAIIGNYTSWGKKLTKLLKQQKHVFSVGEMGLDDVQLLSIHGLEVLVKDGPNHLTLSIPLPGLHNIWNTLQAYLLAKRLGIPAEDIVKAIQTFPGVAGRFEQYQNDVKANFIVDYAHSPDSINYCLQTAKELTKGKVVHIFGFRGQRDRKKRLPMLEASVEFSDEVIITLDDLNGESLEGMSRDIYDLIERVGKGKCKVILDRTEAIKYAWDTSEKEDTVLVTGKGPECYQHPFLLPSRSDRETIEYIKMLHLSNKILD encoded by the coding sequence ATGAACCATATTCCCATACATAAGTTAATAAACGAAGTAAATAAACTAAGCTATACTGGTATACAATCAAATTCAAAAATGGTTGAAGCAGGAAATGTTTTTGTAGCTATTGATGGAACAGCAGTTGATGGACATCTTTTCATAAAAGATGCCATTAGTAATGGAGCTTGTGCAGTAATTGGGGAAAAACCATTGACAGGAGCTTCTGTGCCTTACTTCCAAGTTGAAAATAGTCGGGAGGCAATCGGTTTATTAGCTGCAAGTATCTATGGAAATCCTTCAAAAAAGCACCAGGTAATTGCTATTACTGGGACAAACGGGAAAACGACAACCTCTCATTTAATCAAACATATTCTAAACTATGTAGGGGAGAGTTGTTCGTTAATTGGTACAGTTGAGTACGAGATTAATGGTCAAAAAATAAAATCGAGCCATACCACTCCTGATGCTCTACAGTTACAAAAATTATTATTTGAAAGTAACGATCGTTATGTGGTTATGGAGGCATCCTCACATGGACTTGATCAACACCGTCTTGCTGGAACAGGAGTAGATTATGCACTCTTTACAAATCTGAGTCATGATCATCTTGATTATCATGGGAATATGACTAATTATTTCCATGCAAAAACTCAACTATTTGGGTTACTAAACGTCCATGGAGAAGCAATTATCGGCAATTATACCTCATGGGGAAAAAAGCTAACAAAGCTATTGAAGCAGCAAAAACATGTCTTTTCAGTTGGGGAAATGGGGTTAGATGACGTTCAATTACTTTCTATTCATGGATTAGAAGTTCTAGTTAAGGACGGTCCTAACCATCTAACGCTCTCGATACCATTACCGGGACTGCATAATATTTGGAACACTTTGCAAGCCTATTTGCTAGCAAAGAGACTTGGTATCCCAGCAGAGGATATCGTTAAGGCTATTCAAACGTTTCCAGGTGTGGCTGGTCGTTTTGAACAATACCAGAATGACGTAAAAGCAAATTTTATTGTTGATTATGCTCACAGTCCAGACTCCATCAACTATTGTTTACAAACAGCCAAGGAATTAACAAAAGGAAAAGTCGTTCATATATTTGGTTTCCGTGGTCAACGTGACCGCAAAAAACGTTTGCCAATGTTAGAGGCATCAGTTGAATTTAGTGATGAAGTTATCATTACATTAGATGATTTAAATGGCGAGAGTTTAGAAGGGATGTCAAGAGATATTTACGACCTGATTGAGAGAGTGGGAAAAGGAAAATGTAAAGTAATCTTAGATCGGACAGAAGCGATAAAGTATGCATGGGATACAAGTGAAAAGGAAGATACGGTATTAGTAACCGGTAAAGGACCAGAGTGCTATCAACACCCTTTTTTATTGCCAAGTAGATCAGACCGTGAAACAATTGAATACATTAAGATGTTGCATTTAAGCAATAAAATCTTAGATTAG
- a CDS encoding aspartyl-phosphate phosphatase Spo0E family protein, whose protein sequence is MPTSLLIQIEKKRKEMTKKAIKHGFSAAVTVRCSQELDRLLNAFDKTHPKAKKS, encoded by the coding sequence ATGCCTACAAGCCTTCTAATTCAAATTGAAAAAAAGCGTAAGGAAATGACAAAAAAAGCAATAAAACACGGCTTTTCAGCAGCAGTTACTGTTAGATGTAGCCAAGAACTTGATCGTTTATTAAATGCTTTTGACAAAACACATCCAAAAGCAAAAAAATCTTAG
- a CDS encoding methyl-accepting chemotaxis protein: MKNLKIRYKLIVGFSAVILTFVLGMSFLLLELQTINNDFDRIKSDTTVVVNNFDEIGKEIGQGIIVNIQDGQTNVQRAITTLYVILGSALTFAIILTFIITRLITKPISEVIRVTSSVAEGNLLINELDENRRDEIGQLSKTINYMVKNLQAVIKNMNGLSKQVSSSSAELEATSQQVHRATEEMARVMSVVSSGSDNLTVSAEEGARAVEEMSIGIQKVAATTSTIADSSYETEKSARSGADAINNVINKMNIIITSVNETAGVISELDKRSNQIGDIVNVINGIAEQTNLLALNASIEAARAGEHGKGFSVVASEVRKLAEESKGSAEEITGLIQSIQQDSQNSITKMSRTQTEVEEGKTVVEVAKASFEKILKEIEAVTSEMQEVSAIAEQLSASTNQVKASINETTKISEQSAASVDQANSLTQETYASIEEIAKAVSDLNSLTQDLEDLIKNFDI, encoded by the coding sequence ATGAAAAATTTAAAAATAAGGTACAAGTTAATCGTCGGGTTCTCTGCGGTAATTCTTACATTTGTATTGGGCATGTCTTTTTTGTTACTTGAATTGCAAACGATTAATAATGATTTTGATCGCATTAAATCCGATACGACAGTTGTAGTTAATAACTTTGATGAAATCGGCAAAGAAATTGGACAAGGAATTATTGTCAATATTCAGGACGGGCAAACTAATGTTCAAAGAGCAATTACAACCTTATATGTCATTCTAGGATCTGCGCTAACTTTTGCTATTATCCTTACTTTTATTATTACTAGATTAATTACCAAACCAATCTCGGAAGTTATTAGAGTAACAAGTAGCGTAGCCGAAGGAAATCTGTTGATAAATGAATTAGATGAAAATCGTCGTGACGAAATTGGTCAATTATCCAAAACGATCAACTATATGGTGAAGAACCTTCAAGCTGTTATTAAAAATATGAATGGTCTAAGTAAACAAGTTTCATCATCATCGGCTGAGCTTGAAGCTACTTCTCAACAAGTACATAGAGCAACAGAAGAAATGGCAAGAGTAATGAGTGTTGTTTCTAGTGGTTCAGATAACTTAACAGTAAGTGCCGAAGAAGGTGCGAGAGCTGTTGAAGAAATGAGTATTGGTATCCAAAAAGTCGCGGCAACAACTTCTACAATTGCTGATTCTTCATATGAAACAGAAAAATCAGCTAGAAGTGGTGCCGATGCTATTAACAATGTTATTAATAAAATGAATATCATCATCACTTCGGTTAATGAGACAGCTGGCGTCATCTCTGAATTAGATAAGCGTTCAAATCAAATTGGCGATATCGTTAATGTAATCAATGGCATCGCAGAACAAACAAATCTATTAGCTTTAAACGCTAGTATTGAAGCAGCTAGAGCTGGCGAACACGGGAAAGGCTTTTCAGTAGTAGCAAGTGAAGTAAGAAAGCTAGCTGAAGAATCTAAAGGGTCCGCGGAAGAGATTACTGGTCTAATTCAAAGCATACAGCAGGATTCACAAAATTCAATTACGAAAATGTCTCGAACACAAACAGAGGTAGAAGAAGGCAAAACAGTGGTTGAGGTAGCAAAAGCCTCCTTTGAGAAAATCCTAAAAGAGATTGAGGCAGTTACCTCAGAAATGCAAGAAGTTTCAGCGATCGCAGAACAGCTTTCAGCTAGTACAAATCAGGTCAAGGCTTCTATCAATGAAACAACTAAAATCTCAGAGCAGTCTGCTGCAAGCGTCGATCAAGCAAACTCTTTAACCCAGGAAACGTATGCTTCTATCGAAGAAATTGCTAAAGCGGTATCTGATTTAAATTCTCTAACACAGGATTTAGAGGATTTAATTAAAAACTTTGATATATAA
- a CDS encoding copper amine oxidase N-terminal domain-containing protein yields the protein MYTKLASRMTLVFILFFTSLAIPSTGEASTSIKVEIDGEIIKFDQPATTIAGRTMVPMRKIFEELDSTVHWDAKTQTITASRGSKKITLKIGSKTATVNGQRLTLDVTPQVVKGRTLVPLRFISEALGAKVDWNSQTKTVSIVTFEYIERYYYVDRVTLNISEHISEERFYEDFYRIHQTRELVADTIFTSFLDNASYFESDHTSMVFNGDKFDAQMIIEGTVIDGKASGSYVIDLYDLKIGRRARTYNGTFKDVPYNRNLKISIQRLLDSNHSVIR from the coding sequence ATGTACACAAAACTAGCATCTAGAATGACCCTTGTTTTTATTTTGTTTTTTACTAGTTTAGCTATTCCCTCTACTGGAGAAGCATCTACCTCTATTAAGGTTGAAATTGATGGTGAAATTATTAAGTTTGACCAACCGGCGACTACTATTGCTGGACGTACAATGGTACCTATGCGTAAAATTTTTGAAGAGTTAGACTCTACTGTCCACTGGGATGCGAAAACACAAACCATCACAGCTAGCCGTGGTTCGAAAAAAATCACTCTAAAAATCGGTAGCAAAACAGCTACTGTTAATGGACAAAGACTTACATTAGACGTAACCCCGCAAGTAGTAAAAGGGAGAACGTTAGTGCCACTTCGCTTTATAAGTGAAGCATTAGGGGCAAAAGTAGATTGGAATAGCCAAACAAAAACGGTTAGTATTGTAACTTTTGAATATATAGAACGTTACTATTATGTAGATCGTGTAACGCTAAATATTTCAGAACACATCTCTGAAGAACGTTTTTACGAAGATTTCTACAGAATTCATCAGACACGTGAGCTAGTAGCTGATACAATTTTTACATCTTTTTTAGATAATGCTAGTTACTTTGAGTCTGATCATACAAGTATGGTTTTCAATGGGGATAAATTCGATGCCCAAATGATTATAGAGGGAACTGTAATTGATGGAAAAGCTTCAGGTAGTTATGTTATTGATCTTTACGATCTTAAAATTGGCAGACGTGCTCGCACCTACAATGGCACTTTTAAAGACGTACCATATAATCGAAATTTAAAAATTTCAATTCAACGGTTGCTAGATAGTAATCATTCAGTAATTAGATAA
- a CDS encoding Ig-like domain-containing protein, whose protein sequence is MKNSLKALILLIFVFSTMPASLAENNHEVLVQRVANDIYKVWTITFNEALDPSTVNETTVLVKNSFNRNLDVTVSLSADGKSISVNPSQMYVPGLEYELFIENVASITNEVLSPGVRMPFVIEEVKEEKVRNSTSPKSQGTTSQQSNQTTNNNQANNSPFTNNNSSSSKPTTSQPSTKPATNQQTNTTQQQAEKKPVHLTNVKVDVNSMVSNVTVKTSNFVAVVRVDGKKMHYQGNNVHELAVPGLKRGNTIKIDAFSSYERGSLIETINHNVK, encoded by the coding sequence ATGAAGAATAGTTTAAAAGCTCTAATTTTACTTATTTTCGTCTTTTCTACTATGCCTGCTTCACTTGCAGAAAATAACCATGAAGTACTTGTACAGAGGGTGGCTAATGACATATACAAAGTCTGGACTATAACGTTTAATGAAGCATTAGATCCAAGCACAGTAAATGAAACAACTGTCCTGGTAAAAAACTCATTTAACCGCAATTTAGATGTAACGGTTAGTCTTTCAGCAGATGGAAAAAGTATTTCTGTAAATCCCAGTCAAATGTACGTTCCAGGGCTAGAATACGAGCTTTTTATTGAAAATGTAGCATCTATTACTAATGAAGTTCTCTCCCCTGGAGTAAGAATGCCATTTGTAATCGAAGAAGTGAAAGAAGAAAAGGTACGAAACAGCACAAGCCCAAAATCGCAAGGAACAACGAGCCAACAGAGTAACCAAACAACGAATAACAACCAGGCAAATAATAGTCCATTTACAAACAACAATAGTTCGAGTAGTAAACCGACTACAAGTCAACCATCGACGAAACCTGCTACAAACCAACAAACCAATACAACTCAACAACAGGCTGAGAAAAAGCCTGTACATCTAACGAATGTCAAAGTAGATGTGAATTCAATGGTATCCAACGTGACGGTGAAAACTAGTAACTTTGTTGCTGTTGTCAGAGTTGATGGTAAGAAAATGCACTACCAAGGTAATAACGTCCACGAATTAGCTGTACCGGGCTTAAAGCGAGGAAACACGATTAAAATAGACGCATTCTCTTCCTACGAAAGAGGTTCTCTAATAGAAACGATTAACCATAATGTAAAGTAA